The genomic segment TACAATGTACACAACGACACCATGTTAAAATGAAGCTGAATTTCTACCAGGTAACGACCCAGCAGCAGTGGAAGCAAGTATACAACACCCTGGGAGGAAACCCCAGAAGCACCAGTGCAGCCACCTGCACCCGTAGACACTATGAGAAGTATGTCAAAGAAAACGTATCAAACATCTTATATGTAATGTGTGCttgcgtgtatgtgtgcgtagACGCGTGCGGTTTTgcacatggctgtgtgctcgcaTGTCTTTGACACAGATATTTTGAATACTACCAGGTAGAGACCCTCAATACAGTATACGTGTGCAAGTCAGTGATGTGTGTGCGTGGCATGTTTTAATTGGTGCAGTTTCAAAAATGGCCTTTGTGTTGTCGTAGGCTGCTTCTGGCATATGAGTGTCATGTAAAAGGAGAAAACTACATGGAGGTCCTGCCACGGCACCAGCAGAAGCGTTTACATTACAGTAGTCTCAGTGAGGAGGAAGAGTGCCCCAGGACAGCCAAACGTAGCATGACATATGGCGCTCTCCAGACTTCCCAGCAACAGGTACACTAACAagcaaacatacgcacacacactgacaagtGCCTGCACACAGATGAAGACAAAGACACAAAGGCTGCTTTTACagaggcagcccaattcagattttttttacccACTAATTGTTCTTTTAactaatcacatcagatcttttcacattagatatttttcagagctgatttgattcgtcaaaagaccaattagtgaaaaaaagaaTTGGGTTGCCTCTCTAAACGCAGCCATACACACTAAGACAcatatgcaagcacacacacacatttacatgaATTGACTGACTCATTATTGGTATTTTCTCCTCTCAGAACCCCCATCATTTCCTGACAGACTCCAGAGTGAGGATCATCCCTATGCCTGCACACTACCATCCAAACTATCACCACCCTAGCCACCCCGCTCTGCCCCCCTATGTCCACCCACCTCTGACCCCCAGCAGCCACCCCAGCAGCCACCCCAGACCCCAACCCCcatatctcccctcccctcaagGGCAGACAGAAAGGGCCAAGCAGCCTCTGGAGCGCTTGCGCCTCCTGGCCAACCGGTACAAGTGCTCCTCAGACTGGAATGAGCCACTCAACCTCAGTTGCAAGAAATCTTGCCTAGAGTCAGGCGGTCCGCCTGCTTCGTCCTTtgcccctcctccctccaacAAATCCCCAAAGTTTTTGAATACGCCCTCGCCGCTTTACCCCACCAAGGAGATGGCTAAAGACGAGGGCTGTGAGACACCGGAGGGGAAGTCACCCCCCGAGAGATCCTACCTCTACCCCTTGGCAACCAGAGATGGCTATGTCATCGACCTCACTTCCTCCTCTGGTGGTTCCTCCCGCAGCCCGACTCCAGCCTCTAGCCCAGGCATGAAGACAGAGTCCCCCGTTTCCTGTCCACTGCAGAGTCGCAAGGCCAGCGCCCCCTCCATGGTCCACGTCCCTAGACCCCTGAAGAGAGAATACCCTGATTGGcccaggggggagaggggagaaagcccCAAGCACAGTCTGGGGCCTCTCAATCTCAGCTGCGCTCTGCCCAGCCCccccagagagacagggggaaggatgGAGATCCAGATCCCGCTGGCGCTTCTCCAAGACTGGATAAAAGGAGGCCTGCTGTGTGGGCCTGCTGGTTCACGGCCAGGGGCTCCATCCCTGCAGGGTCCAACACCACCAGAGCCAAGGGAGAGGACACAGACCAGAACCGACATCTCCCTCACCATGGCGAACCATGCTGACCAGGTCTTCCACAGCCCTCACAGAGACCAGGATAGGAGCTCTGGGTACCTGAGGGAGAGGAGTCTGGAGAGGTACAGGAACCTGCCtagccccaccaccacctcccctaCTTCCAGTCACTGCCACTCCATGGCGCCATACCAGATCTCCAGCTACAAGGCTCAGCTATCAGGGAGCACCCTACATCATCCGGCCAGCAGGGACTTGTACCCCTGGGAGAAACAGGAGAACACCAGGAGGCCCTACCACCCAAGTCCCATGCACCCCCATGATCTACGGGACAGAGCCCAGCCAATCCCCTTGAAGATCCACCCCAGCAGTCAGTCTCTGGAGCGGGATGATGTAGGCCCCACATCCCTAGCCTGTAGTACAGACACATCCCAGGGAATGGTGGAAAACTCTAGGAAGGCTTTGATGGTGGACCCCTCATCTTCCTCTCTAATACCACTGACAACTGAGGAGTTCATGAAGTTAAAGAGGCTCATCTCAAGCTCCTCGTGAACAGAATGCAACAAGCCAACACTCCTGCTAATTTACAGAAAACAAGATGCACTCTGGGCAAAAGATGTAACATGTCAATGTTGACATTGGACGCTTGGAAAAGCACGCATTACTGTACATACAATATTGCATAGAGAAATGACCTGACACAACAAATATACATGTATATAGAGTACTGTTTCAGTTATAAGACACAGTTCAAAGGGCATTGTAGCACTTTTGAAATACTACAGAATATGAATTGTCTTTTAATATTCTGTGTTTTTATCTTTTGAAGCTTGCTAACAATTTATTATGCACTGGAGTGAAGTTATTATCCAAAATGAATTATTTTTGTGCCTTCATCTCTGGGATTTGTTTTGAACATGAAGTAGCAtagaaataaatattttttaaagtttAATAACAGTCACGAAACTACAGGTTTACCACGTAGACAGCAAAGGTACATTTTGTGGGTGTTGAGAATTGTGAGCCATACCGTTTTGAAGAGGAACAATTACAGCATATACAAATAAAATGTCAAAGAAAAGTTTTATTATGAAAATGTGAATGtttttatatacactgagtgtacaaaacaaattactgaccaggtgaattcaggtgaaagctatggtgcctttttgatgtcacttgttaaatcagtgtagatgaagaggagacagttaaaggaattttaagccttgagacatggattgtgtgccattcatagggtgaatgggcatgactatatatatatatatatatatatatatatatatatatatttgtaaaacatttttttcctaTTCTTATTTTACGACAAGTAATGTTGGCAAATATTTCACACAATAAATATTCTGATCGTTTTTTCCTTATTGTCTTCCAATCTTGTCACTTCTAATCTTGTCAAACCCCAAACCAAGGTGGAACTTTGAAACGGTCACAACAGCGAGAATGTGTTATTTGTGGCTGTAACATAAATGAGATGCCAGGCAGTGTCAGTGTGAAACTCCACGCTAACTACAGTTTATTCCTCAGAAACATGTCTGTACAGCAGCACCTGTCTGTTGACTTTGGACCAGAGCTTGTTTTGCCAGATGCGTAATTCCACAGGGTTTATTTTACATGAAATGTATAATTCCGTGTTTAACAGGACATAGCCTTAAACACAGGTTCCCCTGAATGAAAAGGGAGAgaataaataataattatattcCTAAAAAACAAACACTAAAAACACATGTCAACTGACACATAACTGCACCAATTTAAAAggttttgctgagttacagttaaggaaatcagtcaattgaaataaattcattcggccctagactatggatgtcacatgactgggcaggggcgcagcgaTGGGTCCACCCACCTGGCAGCCAGGCCCAgacaatcagaatttgtttttcccaACAAGAGCTTTAGAGACAGAAATTACcctcagaaaaaatatttttgtacAGATGGAACAtttgagatcttttatttcagctcatgaaacatggtaccgacactttacatgttgtgtttatatttttgttcaatatattaACCCTCATACTACAACCATATTTTACATACACGGATTACCAACTGGGATCATTATGACCTGATAAGAAACTATTGGAAAAAGCAACAATCACAGCAAAATAGCAActtagttttttttaaacatcggACATGTAAGTAATGTTATCTGAAATAGAAAAATAACCAAAACAGACTTATTTTATAGTTATATTAGAATTATTTAGCATATATTGTTCAATAAAAATATGCATTTTCACTTAAATGTGCAGCCCACATTAGTACTAAGGCTGATTTACCATCAGGATTGTATATACAGTAGTATCAGTTAGTTTAGAATCTTGAAGTAAATATTAATGTTTTCATATTTGTGGTAAAAACAGCTGCAATTTAAAGGGGCTGTACACCAAAATGTGAAACATACTGTACTTAATTTAATTGATAAAGCGTTTCACCCACTGATCTGAGAAACCAAAAACATGGCTTAGTTCTCCTTACTTTACATACCCCACAGCCAACATTAGCATCACTGCTAGTGAATCAATGGGATTGGTATATAGAGCCTACGGAAGGATGTTTCAAAAGTAAAGTCACTTCAAATTAAATGCTATAGCAACATAAATACCATAACAAGTTGAAAACATAGGAATTATGGTATTTATATAACAGGATTTCTTTTTCCCAATGAttatttcactatcacaattccagtgggtcagaagtttacatacactaagttgactgtgcctttaaacagcttggacaattccagaaaatgatgtcacgaaccggctcaaagtgCATAACAACAAGGAAACAATGTGGAGATGAGGAATAACAAAATCTATTTATTTaactaaatacactgctcaaaaaaataaagggaacacttaaacaacataatgtaactccaagttaatcacacttctgtgaaatcaaactgtccacttaggaagcaacactgattgacaatacatttcacatgctgttgtgcaaatggaatagacaacaggtggaaattattggcaattagcaagacacccccaataaaggagtgtttCTACAGGTGGTgatcacagaccacttctcagttcctatccttcctggctgatgttttggtcacttttgaatgctggcggtgctttcactctagtggtagcatgagacggagtctacaacctacacaagtggctcaggtagtgcagctcatccaggatggcacatcaatgcgagctgtggcaagaaggtttgctgtgtctgtcagcgtagtgtccagagcatggaggcgctaccaggagacaggccagtacttcaggagatgtggaggaggccaacaacccagcagcaggaccgctaccttcgcctttgtgcaaggaggagcactgccagagccctgcaaaatgacctccagcaggccacaaatgtgcatgtggcatgctcaaacggtcagaaacagactccatgagggtggtatgagggcccaacttccacaggtgggggttgtgcttacagcccaacaccgtgcaggacgtttggcatttgccagagaacacaaagattggcaaattcgccactggcgctatgtgctctttacagatgaaagcaggttcacactgagcacatgtgacagagtctggagacgccgtggagaatgttctgctgcctgcaacatcctccagcatgtccggtttggcggtgggtcagtcatggtgtggggtgacatttctttggggggccgcacagccctccatgtgctcgccagaggtagcctgactgccattaggtaccgagatgagatcctcagaccccttgtgagaccatatgctggtgcttTTGGCCCTGGGTACCTCCTAATGCATGACAATGCTCAATGCtcagacctcatgtggctggagtgtgtcagcagttcctgcaagaggaaggcattgatgctatggactggcccgcccgttccccagacctgaatccaattgagcacatctgggacatcatgtctcgctccatccaccaacgccacgttgcaccacagactgtccaagagttggcggatgctttcgtccaggtctgggaggagatccctcaggagaccatccgccacctcatcaggagcatgcccaggcgttgtagggaggtcatacaggcacgtggaggccacacacactactgagcctcattttgacttgttttaaggacattacatcaaagttggatcagcctgtagtgtggttttccactttaattttgagtgtgactccaaatccagacctacatgggttgataaatttgatttccattgatcatttttgtgtgattatgTTGTCAGCAAATTCAActgtgtaaagaaaaaagtatttaataagaatatttcattca from the Oncorhynchus tshawytscha isolate Ot180627B linkage group LG33, Otsh_v2.0, whole genome shotgun sequence genome contains:
- the LOC112234445 gene encoding uncharacterized protein LOC112234445 isoform X1, with the protein product MAQAQEERPSEQEKEMGEETFLKDLYLYMKKRDTPIERIPHLGFKQIDLFMMYKTVKSMGGYLQVTTQQQWKQVYNTLGGNPRSTSAATCTRRHYEKLLLAYECHVKGENYMEVLPRHQQKRLHYSSLSEEEECPRTAKRSMTYGALQTSQQQNPHHFLTDSRVRIIPMPAHYHPNYHHPSHPALPPYVHPPLTPSSHPSSHPRPQPPYLPSPQGQTERAKQPLERLRLLANRYKCSSDWNEPLNLSCKKSCLESGGPPASSFAPPPSNKSPKFLNTPSPLYPTKEMAKDEGCETPEGKSPPERSYLYPLATRDGYVIDLTSSSGGSSRSPTPASSPGMKTESPVSCPLQSRKASAPSMVHVPRPLKREYPDWPRGERGESPKHSLGPLNLSCALPSPPRETGGRMEIQIPLALLQDWIKGGLLCGPAGSRPGAPSLQGPTPPEPRERTQTRTDISLTMANHADQVFHSPHRDQDRSSGYLRERSLERYRNLPSPTTTSPTSSHCHSMAPYQISSYKAQLSGSTLHHPASRDLYPWEKQENTRRPYHPSPMHPHDLRDRAQPIPLKIHPSSQSLERDDVGPTSLACSTDTSQGMVENSRKALMVDPSSSSLIPLTTEEFMKLKRLISSSS
- the LOC112234445 gene encoding uncharacterized protein LOC112234445 isoform X2, which produces MMYKTVKSMGGYLQVTTQQQWKQVYNTLGGNPRSTSAATCTRRHYEKLLLAYECHVKGENYMEVLPRHQQKRLHYSSLSEEEECPRTAKRSMTYGALQTSQQQNPHHFLTDSRVRIIPMPAHYHPNYHHPSHPALPPYVHPPLTPSSHPSSHPRPQPPYLPSPQGQTERAKQPLERLRLLANRYKCSSDWNEPLNLSCKKSCLESGGPPASSFAPPPSNKSPKFLNTPSPLYPTKEMAKDEGCETPEGKSPPERSYLYPLATRDGYVIDLTSSSGGSSRSPTPASSPGMKTESPVSCPLQSRKASAPSMVHVPRPLKREYPDWPRGERGESPKHSLGPLNLSCALPSPPRETGGRMEIQIPLALLQDWIKGGLLCGPAGSRPGAPSLQGPTPPEPRERTQTRTDISLTMANHADQVFHSPHRDQDRSSGYLRERSLERYRNLPSPTTTSPTSSHCHSMAPYQISSYKAQLSGSTLHHPASRDLYPWEKQENTRRPYHPSPMHPHDLRDRAQPIPLKIHPSSQSLERDDVGPTSLACSTDTSQGMVENSRKALMVDPSSSSLIPLTTEEFMKLKRLISSSS